In Wolbachia endosymbiont of Spodoptera picta, a single window of DNA contains:
- a CDS encoding glutamate ligase domain-containing protein yields the protein MEKEKLQIEKMQQSGRKYLLQGLVICQCCKSVYYGMSNAKGGRSYYRCPGKRFGECNSKSILADILEGVVWEEVKMLRGHITKEKCDLSEVDWETKFNIIRKLVQRIEIDDDNVHMVFRLKELALERQKEDIQPCTRIIKNVVLSNAIGMHKVSNALAAISVAVKLGISDEEIKKGLLEFKGVARRFSLIADIKGVKLIEDYAHHPNEIQATLAAARLTTKGKVTGIIEPLRFARIRNFFDEFVRIFMMFDYVILTPVHPPEDKPIPGCGIDDIQKALISNGFNDVKMMNDALLISHFISNSTSSGDVVLFIGAGSNIAKLAKETAKLLLVK from the coding sequence GTGGAAAAAGAAAAGCTACAAATAGAAAAAATGCAACAAAGTGGAAGAAAATACTTATTACAAGGGTTAGTGATATGTCAGTGTTGCAAATCCGTTTATTATGGAATGAGTAATGCTAAGGGAGGAAGAAGTTACTATCGTTGTCCTGGAAAACGTTTTGGTGAATGTAACAGCAAATCAATACTCGCAGATATACTAGAAGGGGTAGTATGGGAAGAAGTGAAGATGTTAAGAGGGCATATAACGAAGGAAAAGTGTGATTTATCAGAGGTAGATTGGGAGACTAAATTTAATATAATTAGAAAGTTAGTTCAGCGTATTGAAATTGATGATGATAATGTACATATGGTGTTTCGATTAAAAGAACTCGCTCTCGAAAGACAAAAAGAAGATATTCAACCTTGTACCAGAATTATAAAGAATGTAGTGCTATCAAATGCAATAGGAATGCATAAAGTTAGCAATGCCCTGGCTGCAATATCAGTTGCAGTGAAACTTGGAATTAGTGATGAAGAGATTAAAAAAGGTCTTTTGGAATTTAAAGGAGTAGCAAGGAGATTTTCTTTAATTGCCGATATTAAAGGTGTTAAGTTAATTGAGGACTATGCTCATCATCCAAATGAAATACAAGCAACCCTGGCAGCAGCACGTTTGACCACTAAAGGAAAGGTAACAGGAATTATCGAGCCGCTTCGTTTTGCTCGTATTCGTAATTTTTTTGATGAGTTCGTACGAATTTTCATGATGTTTGATTATGTAATTCTCACTCCTGTCCATCCTCCAGAAGATAAGCCTATTCCTGGCTGTGGAATTGATGATATACAAAAAGCCTTGATCAGTAATGGGTTTAATGATGTGAAGATGATGAATGATGCTTTACTCATTTCACATTTTATTAGTAATTCGACAAGTTCAGGAGATGTAGTATTATTTATTGGTGCTGGTAGTAATATAGCTAAACTAGCGAAAGAAACTGCAAAGCTGCTGCTAGTAAAATAA